A stretch of Haemophilus influenzae DNA encodes these proteins:
- a CDS encoding tape measure protein, with the protein MSSLGSLNILLSLDSIQFNQALDKSSYQTQKFAKQFELNFTKAQAKAKQFSERTTQYLNNIEKAANTINKTTSRTFWAGIVSSGGSYLSSGISDVIKYADSYTELQNRIRLVTNSQTAMVVATESVFDISLKTNQAVGATAQIYQRFAQNADRLNLSQLQVSELTETVAKSVAISGASAGAAEAALMQFGQALGSAELRGDELNSVIEQTPGLADAIAKGLGVTTGELKNLAKAGQLDIHTVIQALVKARDTVDNDFNKRVKTLSMSFTNLETSITKFSGEANSALGVTQKLATGVDFVSDHLQELIIGLGSLTAALAIGHLSKYGLELLKTGYASAKNALAHIAEAKAIATKATAMRTAAQVEMASLNAQFKLAQSEQTRFALRERMKVQSAQIIALAQAEATAKRNLATATNLATMAAKGLQSVMALLGGPAGVIGIAATSLIFFSSQAAQARQWALDTTTANQGLAESYNELSEAALSLKVEKQLEDIEKYYKEIEKAKASAKSKNINGDFDGFTVVNSISDKELEHLQNEIKSIEENASLAEKALVKMLAPLAENMLRSGKSLDDVRQKFKLLGIDAVTANNIIATLPKSFSDAANGAKNATDKTLDLKDAIDKLNGKSTTLAQKLEVAKLKQQGQAKSAYVLAGLYELLGKEGAEYNEVLIGIATGTITAANAADKAVGLSVETLNKIIAGKATLEKMFSDETKVTTIETQIKESHKKSGENARDSWLNFYDEIRKKNSSSLGEIELEQARMFQRLEEHNKKGVVSYQEYETAKTAIAERFARQRLELAGKYAPEKLLKANRDNELKSIQELYEKGQLNQSEAVKASTRVQFDYAQQVSQSAVDPLAQLRALYDPQQELINQQTQELAQLQSFNDQKLITEEEFQQRKQQIIEKYRNNQFQEQMGLYATGLNDLGNAFGTLTSIVEQSAGKQSAAYKAMFAISKAFAIAEATVKLSQAIAQALADPTALTPAQKFANMAAVASAGVNLVSQITSVGFATGGYTGDGGKYTPAGIVHKGEYVITKEATARLGRGFLDHLNYGSVRRGFANGGGVGVPRLPTMAYQPKSSGNIAVKVINNGEPMDATVSQQSKNGQLEITVELVQQIAQAEAGTMLQKNMRPGGLLS; encoded by the coding sequence ATGTCAAGTTTAGGTTCGTTAAATATTCTTTTGAGTTTGGACTCAATTCAGTTTAATCAGGCGCTTGATAAATCATCCTATCAAACGCAAAAGTTCGCAAAACAATTTGAATTGAATTTTACAAAAGCGCAGGCCAAAGCAAAACAATTCTCAGAGCGTACTACTCAATATTTGAATAACATAGAGAAAGCGGCAAATACAATTAATAAAACGACAAGCCGTACTTTTTGGGCGGGCATTGTAAGTTCGGGCGGTTCCTATTTATCATCTGGTATTTCTGATGTGATAAAATACGCGGATAGTTATACTGAATTGCAAAACCGTATTCGCTTAGTAACAAATAGCCAAACAGCTATGGTGGTTGCGACAGAATCGGTGTTTGATATTTCTTTGAAAACCAATCAAGCTGTGGGCGCTACTGCACAAATCTATCAACGCTTTGCACAAAATGCAGATAGATTGAATTTATCTCAATTGCAAGTCTCCGAATTAACGGAGACTGTTGCAAAATCTGTTGCAATATCAGGTGCTAGTGCAGGTGCAGCTGAAGCAGCATTAATGCAATTTGGGCAAGCATTAGGAAGTGCAGAATTACGCGGTGATGAGCTTAATTCTGTGATTGAGCAGACTCCAGGTCTTGCTGACGCAATAGCTAAAGGGCTTGGCGTAACAACTGGCGAGCTGAAAAACTTAGCTAAAGCAGGGCAATTGGACATTCACACCGTTATCCAAGCTTTAGTAAAAGCACGAGATACGGTTGATAATGACTTTAATAAACGCGTGAAAACGCTTTCAATGTCTTTTACAAATTTAGAGACATCGATAACTAAGTTTTCAGGTGAAGCAAATAGTGCGTTAGGTGTTACGCAAAAACTAGCTACTGGGGTCGATTTTGTTAGCGATCATCTCCAAGAATTAATTATTGGGCTTGGATCGCTGACAGCTGCACTTGCTATCGGTCATCTTAGCAAATACGGCTTGGAACTATTAAAAACGGGTTATGCTAGTGCAAAAAATGCTCTAGCGCATATTGCAGAGGCAAAAGCCATAGCAACAAAAGCTACTGCAATGCGTACAGCGGCTCAGGTTGAAATGGCAAGCTTAAACGCACAATTTAAACTTGCACAATCTGAACAAACACGCTTTGCATTGCGTGAAAGAATGAAAGTGCAGTCTGCTCAAATTATTGCACTTGCACAAGCTGAAGCCACTGCAAAACGAAACCTTGCTACAGCAACTAATCTTGCAACGATGGCGGCAAAAGGTTTGCAAAGTGTAATGGCTTTACTTGGTGGCCCTGCTGGTGTAATTGGGATAGCTGCTACATCATTAATTTTCTTTAGCTCGCAAGCTGCACAAGCAAGACAGTGGGCACTTGATACTACAACTGCAAACCAAGGATTAGCAGAAAGTTACAATGAATTAAGTGAAGCTGCATTATCCTTAAAAGTAGAAAAGCAACTCGAAGATATTGAGAAATATTACAAGGAAATCGAAAAAGCTAAAGCTAGTGCAAAATCAAAAAACATTAATGGCGATTTTGATGGTTTCACAGTCGTTAATAGTATTAGTGATAAAGAGTTGGAGCACCTACAAAACGAAATCAAGTCTATCGAAGAAAATGCAAGTTTAGCAGAAAAAGCCCTCGTAAAAATGCTTGCTCCTCTAGCTGAAAACATGTTGCGTTCAGGTAAAAGTCTTGATGATGTCCGACAAAAATTCAAATTACTTGGTATTGATGCAGTAACTGCGAATAATATTATCGCAACTTTACCAAAAAGTTTCTCTGACGCGGCAAACGGTGCAAAGAACGCCACAGATAAAACTTTAGATTTAAAAGATGCAATTGATAAGTTAAATGGTAAATCAACAACGCTTGCTCAAAAATTAGAGGTTGCGAAGTTAAAACAACAAGGGCAAGCAAAATCTGCGTATGTTTTAGCAGGTCTTTATGAATTGCTTGGGAAAGAGGGTGCTGAATATAATGAAGTATTGATCGGCATTGCGACAGGTACAATTACCGCAGCTAATGCAGCAGATAAAGCTGTTGGTTTATCAGTTGAAACACTAAATAAGATCATAGCCGGAAAAGCAACATTAGAAAAAATGTTTTCCGATGAAACCAAAGTGACAACAATTGAAACACAAATCAAAGAAAGTCACAAAAAATCAGGTGAAAATGCTCGTGATAGTTGGCTTAATTTCTACGATGAAATTCGCAAGAAAAACAGCTCTAGTCTAGGCGAAATCGAGTTAGAGCAAGCGCGAATGTTCCAACGGTTGGAAGAACACAATAAAAAAGGTGTGGTATCGTATCAAGAATATGAAACCGCAAAAACGGCTATTGCAGAACGCTTTGCTCGCCAACGTTTAGAGCTTGCTGGCAAATATGCGCCAGAAAAGTTGTTGAAAGCTAATCGTGATAATGAACTAAAATCTATTCAGGAATTATACGAGAAAGGGCAGCTCAACCAAAGTGAAGCAGTGAAAGCCTCGACTCGAGTACAGTTTGACTATGCGCAACAGGTGTCACAAAGTGCGGTCGATCCATTGGCACAATTACGTGCACTTTATGACCCACAACAAGAGTTAATTAATCAACAAACGCAAGAGCTTGCTCAGCTTCAATCATTTAACGATCAAAAGTTAATCACGGAAGAAGAATTCCAACAACGCAAACAGCAAATTATTGAAAAATACAGAAATAATCAGTTTCAAGAGCAAATGGGACTTTATGCTACTGGATTAAATGATCTTGGTAATGCGTTTGGGACTTTAACATCAATCGTTGAACAATCAGCCGGTAAGCAATCAGCAGCCTATAAGGCGATGTTTGCAATCTCAAAAGCCTTTGCCATTGCAGAAGCTACAGTGAAGTTATCTCAAGCGATCGCACAAGCACTTGCCGATCCAACCGCTCTTACGCCAGCACAGAAATTCGCTAATATGGCAGCAGTGGCAAGTGCTGGTGTTAATTTAGTGTCTCAAATTACCAGTGTTGGTTTTGCTACAGGTGGTTATACAGGTGATGGGGGAAAATATACGCCAGCTGGTATTGTACATAAGGGCGAATACGTCATAACAAAAGAAGCCACTGCTCGTTTGGGTCGTGGCTTTTTAGATCATCTTAATTACGGTTCTGTTCGTCGTGGTTTTGCTAATGGTGGTGGAGTCGGTGTACCAAGATTGCCAACTATGGCTTATCAACCTAAATCATCAGGGAATATAGCGGTTAAGGTGATTAATAACGGTGAACCGATGGATGCAACGGTAAGCCAACAATCAAAAAATGGACAGCTTGAAATCACCGTGGAATTAGTGCAACAAATTGCGCAAGCAGAAGCGGGAACAATGTTGCAGAAGAATATGCGCCCTGGCGGATTGTTATCTTAG
- a CDS encoding phage tail protein has product MALKTLSWCPQPKYTVEEEPRRKVLNFGDGYQQRMVDGLNPLLRKFNLTYKLNHKSAVEFDRFLTSHGGVTAFFFREYENGDLIKVVCPKWSKTVTKRHTEISCTFEEVV; this is encoded by the coding sequence ATGGCATTAAAAACATTATCTTGGTGTCCTCAGCCTAAATACACTGTAGAGGAAGAACCTAGACGAAAAGTGCTTAATTTTGGCGATGGTTATCAACAGCGAATGGTGGACGGACTAAATCCGCTGCTCCGCAAATTTAACCTGACATACAAGCTCAATCACAAAAGTGCGGTCGAATTTGACCGCTTTTTAACGTCGCATGGTGGCGTCACGGCATTTTTCTTTCGTGAATACGAAAATGGCGATTTAATCAAAGTCGTTTGCCCGAAATGGTCAAAAACCGTCACTAAAAGACACACGGAAATCAGCTGCACCTTTGAAGAAGTGGTGTAG
- a CDS encoding type I restriction endonuclease produces MSDQIFKERILAHSQHVMRVGQHCSTEETTKQALILPFLDILGFSAYDPTKVKAEYAADFVGAKNGERVDYALFCHDVPVMFIEAKSYNEDLSNHSPQLARYFNATPEVAVAAISNGREWRFFTDLKDKNIMDDVPFLRINFESLDETKIFQLSQFCHDKFQPEALRTLAEESIYLSTFTKTISSSLKEVDCEFVRYIASRSNIGRQLNQRFIESITPIVRQAVEKAVSDMVVSGLSKKPIDIEPVEVTEVEYNDEKADVVDPDNCKIVTTYTERQVLEYVTMIIGSDTDLVAKDTESYFGILYQGKSNRWILRYYDNKQRPSIVIPIDLTSEHQKEIIRAGLEISGNQIIIDYPENILRLSGIIRDCFEYCINDENFRKKSQ; encoded by the coding sequence ATGAGCGATCAAATTTTTAAAGAGAGAATTTTAGCTCACTCCCAACATGTAATGAGAGTGGGGCAACATTGTTCAACTGAGGAAACAACAAAGCAAGCTTTAATTCTTCCTTTCCTTGATATTTTAGGGTTTTCAGCTTATGACCCTACTAAGGTAAAGGCTGAGTATGCAGCCGATTTTGTTGGAGCAAAGAATGGTGAACGGGTAGATTATGCCTTATTTTGTCATGATGTTCCCGTTATGTTTATTGAGGCTAAATCTTACAATGAAGATCTCTCAAACCATTCTCCACAATTAGCACGCTATTTCAATGCAACTCCAGAAGTTGCAGTTGCAGCAATTAGTAATGGTCGTGAATGGCGATTTTTCACAGATCTAAAAGATAAAAATATTATGGATGATGTGCCATTTTTGCGCATTAATTTTGAATCGCTTGACGAAACCAAAATATTCCAATTATCTCAATTTTGTCATGATAAATTTCAGCCTGAAGCGTTACGAACATTGGCTGAAGAAAGTATATATCTATCAACATTTACAAAAACAATATCTTCGTCATTAAAAGAGGTTGATTGTGAGTTTGTCCGTTATATAGCTAGCCGTTCCAATATTGGAAGACAGTTGAATCAGCGGTTTATTGAATCTATAACACCAATAGTAAGACAAGCAGTTGAAAAGGCTGTTAGTGATATGGTTGTTTCTGGATTATCAAAAAAACCTATTGATATAGAACCTGTTGAGGTTACTGAGGTGGAATATAATGATGAAAAAGCAGACGTTGTAGATCCTGATAACTGTAAAATTGTCACCACATATACCGAAAGACAAGTTTTAGAGTATGTCACAATGATTATTGGTAGCGATACAGATTTAGTTGCCAAAGATACCGAGAGTTATTTTGGTATTTTATATCAAGGAAAATCTAATAGATGGATTTTACGTTACTATGATAATAAGCAACGCCCTTCAATCGTTATCCCTATTGACTTAACTTCTGAGCATCAAAAAGAAATTATTAGAGCTGGGTTAGAGATTTCAGGCAACCAAATTATTATTGATTACCCAGAGAATATTTTAAGATTAAGTGGCATTATTCGTGATTGTTTCGAGTATTGCATTAATGACGAAAATTTTAGAAAAAAATCGCAATAA
- a CDS encoding phage antirepressor N-terminal domain-containing protein — MANQISTQTVSFNNQSLITIEQNGVHYVAMKPICENIGIQWESQYNRIRRDDVLNSVIFIMNMTGSDSKNYQMICLPIEYLNGWLFGIDINRCNPEIRDTLIKYKKECYQALHDYWFNGKAERKTTVDDRTGLRNAVNMLVSKKGLIYSDAYHLIHHRFNVESIEDLTLEQLPQAVEYVHRIVLEGELITTPKKDECFNFEFTEHELQQLVWAWFALLRGTELCQVLHPALKQIGSHYAASVYGVAYEYRSTLRQAHNVLTRITEQFECEQGNNWRVLKYLRAYNPKATGFQLDIL; from the coding sequence ATGGCTAATCAAATCTCAACTCAAACAGTATCTTTTAACAATCAATCCTTGATTACCATTGAACAAAACGGCGTACATTATGTTGCAATGAAGCCTATTTGTGAAAATATCGGCATTCAATGGGAATCGCAATACAATCGAATTAGACGTGACGATGTGCTAAATTCAGTTATATTCATCATGAATATGACTGGAAGCGATAGTAAGAATTATCAAATGATCTGCTTACCAATCGAATACCTAAACGGCTGGCTATTTGGTATTGATATTAATCGTTGTAACCCAGAAATCCGTGACACATTAATCAAATACAAAAAAGAGTGTTACCAAGCGTTACATGATTATTGGTTTAATGGTAAAGCTGAACGTAAAACCACGGTAGATGATCGCACAGGATTACGCAATGCCGTGAATATGCTCGTGAGCAAAAAGGGATTAATTTATTCCGACGCCTACCATTTAATCCACCACCGCTTTAATGTGGAATCAATCGAAGATTTGACATTAGAGCAGCTACCGCAAGCGGTGGAGTATGTTCACAGAATCGTGCTTGAGGGAGAGTTGATTACAACGCCTAAAAAAGATGAGTGCTTTAATTTTGAATTTACCGAGCATGAACTCCAACAGCTTGTGTGGGCATGGTTTGCTTTATTGCGAGGCACGGAACTTTGCCAAGTACTTCATCCCGCATTAAAACAAATTGGTTCGCACTACGCTGCTTCCGTTTATGGCGTGGCTTACGAATATCGCAGTACTCTCCGTCAGGCCCATAACGTATTGACACGCATTACAGAGCAATTTGAATGCGAGCAAGGAAATAACTGGCGCGTATTAAAATACCTTCGAGCCTACAACCCTAAAGCAACAGGATTTCAGTTAGACATTCTATAA
- a CDS encoding phage antirepressor N-terminal domain-containing protein, which yields MQTLTAEFLGKEVTLVDNNGIAYVAMREIVEGIGLAWKPQYKKLTDYSQKFSCYHMTTTGKDGKKYEMLCMPIKKLNGWLFSINPNKVRADLKERLENYQEECFLALWDYWTEGIARRDEVKNKLALWQQKKAEYTQRAGERGKLLQQCKSEKQDLERELLQIKQLDLFVNL from the coding sequence ATGCAAACGTTAACCGCAGAATTTTTAGGTAAAGAAGTTACTTTAGTGGACAACAACGGCATTGCTTATGTGGCAATGCGTGAGATTGTGGAAGGAATTGGTTTGGCGTGGAAACCACAATACAAAAAACTAACTGACTACAGTCAAAAATTCAGTTGTTACCATATGACCACAACTGGAAAAGACGGCAAAAAATACGAAATGCTTTGTATGCCAATCAAAAAATTAAATGGCTGGCTGTTTAGCATTAACCCAAACAAAGTGCGTGCCGATTTAAAAGAACGCTTGGAAAATTACCAAGAGGAATGTTTCTTAGCTTTATGGGATTACTGGACAGAGGGTATTGCTCGCCGTGATGAAGTCAAAAACAAGTTGGCATTGTGGCAACAAAAGAAAGCCGAATATACGCAACGAGCTGGTGAACGGGGAAAATTATTGCAGCAATGCAAATCAGAAAAGCAAGACCTTGAGCGTGAGCTTTTACAAATTAAACAGTTAGATCTTTTCGTGAACTTATAA
- a CDS encoding phage minor tail protein L, giving the protein MSIYGQLQQYASHGWIELFELDLTKFGDIVYRFHDGLNPLGQAIVWQGQEYTPYPVKAEGFAVDGLNPVRPRITFSNLGGAITLVLAKLKGIEGARLTRKRTKIIYLDAVNFENGNLTADPNAHLPDDIFYISQKTSEDHLTVSFELLPATDLEGVKLPRRQIVAQYCTHKYKGQFCGYTGDKATCAKTLADCKAHFGERSELPFGGFPSAAYMRI; this is encoded by the coding sequence ATGAGTATTTACGGACAACTGCAACAATATGCCTCTCATGGTTGGATAGAATTATTTGAACTCGATCTCACTAAATTTGGCGATATTGTTTATCGTTTCCACGATGGATTAAATCCATTAGGTCAAGCTATTGTGTGGCAAGGGCAAGAATATACGCCTTATCCAGTCAAAGCTGAGGGATTTGCAGTTGATGGGTTAAATCCTGTTAGACCAAGGATTACATTTTCCAATTTAGGTGGGGCGATTACATTAGTCTTGGCAAAATTAAAAGGCATTGAGGGCGCTCGACTTACTCGCAAACGAACGAAAATAATCTATCTTGATGCGGTAAATTTTGAAAATGGAAATTTGACTGCCGACCCAAACGCACATTTACCCGATGATATATTTTATATATCGCAAAAAACATCGGAAGACCATTTAACCGTTAGTTTCGAGCTATTACCTGCCACTGATTTAGAAGGGGTGAAATTACCCCGTCGGCAGATTGTGGCTCAATATTGCACTCATAAATATAAGGGGCAGTTTTGCGGATATACAGGTGATAAAGCAACTTGCGCTAAAACACTTGCTGACTGTAAAGCACATTTTGGTGAGCGCTCTGAATTGCCTTTTGGTGGTTTCCCTAGTGCGGCATATATGAGGATTTAA
- a CDS encoding C40 family peptidase, translating into MKHIDDAIAHAKQSYPHESCGFFVLKNGKLQYVACTNLAAETEDEFLIGIEDYARAEGVGEIRTVVHSHPDESCLPSIADQDAHKMSGLEWCIIGLEGDEVSTHFMPALTEVPDLYGRKFIHGMTDCYGFVRDWYRQELGINLPNYNRIDGWWDNGGNLYVDNFEDAGFYPVKDLKIGDMIVMQINANVPNHAGVYLGDGLIGHHLYGRLSSKDVYGQFYRERTTHIMRHKKNTP; encoded by the coding sequence ATGAAACATATTGATGATGCAATAGCACACGCCAAACAAAGTTATCCGCACGAAAGTTGCGGTTTTTTTGTGCTTAAAAATGGCAAATTGCAGTATGTCGCCTGTACCAATTTAGCAGCAGAAACAGAAGATGAATTTTTGATTGGCATAGAAGATTATGCCAGAGCGGAAGGAGTGGGGGAAATTAGAACCGTTGTTCATTCCCATCCAGACGAGAGCTGTTTACCAAGCATTGCAGATCAAGACGCACATAAAATGAGTGGATTGGAATGGTGCATTATTGGACTAGAGGGCGATGAGGTATCTACGCATTTTATGCCTGCACTTACAGAGGTGCCTGATTTGTATGGGCGTAAGTTTATCCATGGCATGACTGACTGCTACGGATTTGTGCGTGATTGGTATCGCCAAGAACTGGGTATTAATCTCCCAAACTACAATCGCATAGATGGCTGGTGGGATAATGGTGGCAATCTCTATGTTGATAACTTTGAGGACGCTGGATTTTATCCAGTCAAAGACTTAAAAATAGGCGACATGATTGTGATGCAAATTAACGCAAATGTACCTAATCATGCTGGTGTTTATCTTGGTGATGGTTTAATTGGCCATCACCTATACGGACGACTATCAAGTAAGGATGTATATGGACAATTCTACCGCGAACGAACAACGCACATCATGCGACATAAGAAAAATACGCCTTAA
- a CDS encoding tail assembly protein: MIGLAFWNPLGWATIGGTGFLSSAATLPLTIGASLVLGGISQLLVPVPKVSGPQERPENKPSYLFNGAVNTTEQGQPIPLLYGELIVGSAVVSAGLTDKEIPIRTNSTSNNETRGKLKFKRVSG; the protein is encoded by the coding sequence ATGATTGGTCTTGCATTTTGGAACCCTTTAGGATGGGCTACTATAGGCGGTACAGGCTTTTTAAGCAGCGCGGCAACCTTGCCACTTACGATTGGTGCATCACTTGTACTTGGCGGCATCAGCCAATTACTCGTCCCTGTGCCAAAAGTAAGTGGACCACAAGAACGTCCAGAGAATAAGCCGTCTTATTTATTTAATGGTGCGGTAAATACAACCGAGCAAGGACAACCTATTCCATTATTATATGGTGAATTAATAGTTGGATCTGCTGTTGTATCGGCAGGTCTTACCGATAAAGAAATTCCTATCAGAACAAACTCTACATCAAACAATGAAACTAGAGGAAAACTTAAATTTAAACGAGTTTCGGGGTGA